A part of Streptomyces sp. NBC_01497 genomic DNA contains:
- a CDS encoding trans-sulfuration enzyme family protein, translating to MTTSGRPDAASPGAFRTRAVHAGREDLVDLGVHAVPIDLSTTYPSRDSRGEAERLDVLGTGAAVPGAPVYARIGNPTVARFEAALADLEGCAAGVAFASGMAALTACLLTAVAEGRPHVVAVRPLYGTSDHLLGSALLGTRVTWAAPHDVAAAIRPDTGLVVVETPANPTLAESGLDALARACGDVPLLADNTFATPVLQRPAEHGARLVLHSATKFLGGHGDVLAGVVACDEEYARRLRQVRFATGATLHPLSGYLLLRGLATLPLRIAAASATAAELADRLAGHPGVTRVHYPGRAAGRPSGQMTGGGAVLSFETAGDPHGLIGAVRLITPAVSLGSVDTLIQHPASLSHHIVDPADRAAGGIGDGLLRMSVGLEDVEDLWADLDGALRAAG from the coding sequence ATGACCACCTCCGGGAGGCCGGACGCAGCCTCGCCCGGTGCGTTCCGTACGCGTGCGGTGCACGCGGGCCGCGAGGACCTGGTGGACCTCGGCGTGCACGCGGTACCCATCGATCTGTCCACCACCTATCCGTCCCGGGACAGCCGCGGCGAGGCCGAGCGGCTGGACGTGCTCGGCACCGGCGCCGCCGTGCCGGGGGCGCCGGTGTACGCGCGGATCGGCAATCCGACCGTGGCCCGCTTCGAGGCCGCGCTCGCCGATCTGGAGGGGTGCGCGGCCGGTGTGGCCTTCGCCAGCGGGATGGCGGCACTCACGGCGTGCCTGCTCACGGCGGTGGCCGAGGGCCGCCCGCATGTGGTGGCGGTCCGGCCGCTGTACGGGACCAGTGACCACCTGCTGGGCTCGGCACTGCTCGGCACCCGCGTCACCTGGGCGGCGCCGCACGATGTGGCCGCCGCGATCCGGCCGGACACCGGCCTGGTCGTCGTGGAGACTCCGGCCAACCCCACGCTCGCCGAGAGCGGGCTCGACGCCCTCGCGCGGGCCTGCGGCGACGTGCCGCTGCTGGCCGACAACACGTTCGCCACACCGGTCCTGCAGCGGCCCGCCGAGCACGGCGCGCGTCTCGTACTGCACAGCGCGACGAAGTTCCTGGGCGGGCACGGCGACGTCCTGGCGGGCGTGGTCGCCTGCGACGAGGAGTACGCCCGCCGGCTGCGGCAGGTCCGGTTCGCGACCGGCGCCACCCTGCATCCGCTGTCCGGCTATCTGCTGCTGCGCGGACTCGCCACGCTGCCGCTGCGCATCGCCGCGGCGTCGGCGACCGCCGCGGAACTGGCGGACCGGCTGGCGGGCCACCCCGGTGTCACGCGGGTGCACTACCCCGGACGCGCGGCCGGGCGCCCCTCGGGACAGATGACGGGCGGTGGGGCGGTCCTCTCGTTCGAGACGGCGGGCGATCCGCACGGGCTGATCGGGGCGGTCCGGCTGATCACCCCCGCCGTGAGCCTCGGAAGCGTGGACACCCTGATCCAGCACCCCGCGTCACTGAGCCATCACATCGTCGATCCGGCCGACCGCGCGGCGGGCGGCATCGGGGACGGGCTGCTGCGCATGTCGGTGGGGCTGGAGGACGTGGAGGATCTGTGGGCCGACCTCGACGGGGCGCTGCGCGCGGCGGGGTGA
- a CDS encoding Lrp/AsnC family transcriptional regulator: MRDENMRLDSVDTAILRHLQTDGRMANKELAAAVGIAPSTCVDRLTRLRRLGVIAGYTAQVPPEAVGRPIQALLAARVQPHARPLVDPFVTHVLALPETLSVHHVAGADDFVVHVACGSTQDLQRLVLDEFTSRPEVARLQTHLIFATWHGGPLAPYSAPEGRRT; this comes from the coding sequence ATGAGGGACGAAAACATGCGCCTGGATTCGGTGGACACGGCGATTCTCCGCCATCTCCAGACGGACGGCCGGATGGCCAACAAGGAACTCGCCGCCGCCGTCGGCATCGCGCCCTCCACGTGTGTGGACCGGCTGACCAGGCTGCGCAGGCTCGGTGTGATCGCGGGGTACACGGCCCAGGTACCGCCCGAGGCCGTGGGCCGGCCCATCCAGGCGCTGCTGGCCGCGCGCGTCCAGCCGCACGCCCGTCCCCTGGTCGACCCGTTCGTCACCCACGTGCTGGCGCTGCCGGAGACCCTGTCCGTGCACCACGTGGCGGGCGCCGACGACTTCGTCGTCCATGTCGCCTGCGGCAGTACGCAGGACCTCCAGCGGCTGGTACTCGACGAGTTCACCTCCCGGCCCGAGGTCGCACGGCTGCAGACCCATCTGATCTTCGCGACCTGGCACGGCGGTCCGCTGGCCCCCTACAGCGCCCCTGAGGGCCGCCGCACCTGA